TAAGTGGGGGAGAGTTTTCTTTCATAAGTTCAGAGAGAAGGTGGTTAAACAGAAGAAAGCTCTGGACAATTTAAAGGATAGGGAGGACAATGATGGGATCCAGGCCTACTTTAGTGAGAAGGCAAAGCTGGAAGAGCTGTTATTACAGGAGGAGACTTACTGGAAATAACGCGCTAAGGCATTTTGGTTGGAGGAGGGAGATACCAATTCAAATTTCTTTCATGCTACAACATCTTCTAGGAAGAAGATGAATTATATAACCTCCCTGCGAACTGATGATGGACGAGTGCTATCCAATCACAATGAACTGTGCACTTTGCTTAagaattattatgtgaatatttttgCAGAGACTAACACGGAAACTGAGTTCCCTGAATATGAAAGTCAAATTCGAGTGACTGCAGAGAAAAACAGTCGGCTTACGGGGGACCTCTCATTTGAAGAATTCACAGAGGCAATTAAAAGTATGCATCCTAACAAGGCTAGTGGCCCGGATGGTTTAAATCCCGCCTTTTTCCAACACTTCTGGAAGCTCATTGGTAAAGAGGTGTTCCAATATTGTCGTACCTGGCTGTTAGAGGCGAAATTTCCGGCTACTGTAAATGACACAAATTTGGTTTTAGTCCCAAAGAAGGCAAGGTGGAAGAGGCTAAAGATTTTAGGCCTATAGCTTTGTGCAATGTTCTGTATAAAATTGTTGCTAAAGCTCTTGCTAACAGGCTTCAAAGAGTTCTTCCAGGTCTGATCTCAGAAGAACAAAGTGCCTTCATTCCAGGACGAAGCAGTATGGACAATGTCCTCGTGGCTTTTGAATTGATCCATTACATGAAGAGGAAAAGCAGTGGAGATGTAGGTGAAGTGGCCCTTAAGCTTGACATAAGCAAAGCCTACGATCGGGTTAGATGGGGGTATTTGAAAAAACAGATGTTGTCTATGGGCTTCTCAGACAAATGGGTAAGCTGGATGATGATGTGTGTCACTTCTGTGTCATATTCAATCTCTTATCAATGCTCTAACATTGGTCCAATTATCCCCAGTTGTGGTCTCAGGAAAGGTGACCCATTGTCACCATATTAATTCCTTCTTTGTATTGAGGGTTTGTCTCTCTCACTTAAATATGCAGTGTCTAATGCCTCTATTACAGGTTGTCGAATTTGTACGCAGGCTCCGACTGTAACTCATTTACTTTTTGCAGATGACAGCTTTTTATTTTTCAAGGCAAAAGCAGAAGAAACAACATCCATCAAATGCCTCCTTAATGGTTATGAGCTCTTTTTTGGTCAAGCAGTGAATTTCCAGAAATATGCTATCTACTTTAGTAGTAACGTTCGCAGAGACAAGCAAGCCGAAATAAAGGCCATCCTTCAGGTGAACAATGATCTTGGGAATAGAAAGTATCTTGGACTACCTTCCCTTGTTGGCAGATCAAAGAAGGTAGTTTTTAACTATCTGAAGGATAAAATTTGGTCGAAAATAAAGTGCTGGAATACAAAGCTGCTATCACGAGCGGGGAAAGCTGTTTTACTGCGCAATATAGCTCAATGCATTCCTGCGTACACCATGTCCTGTTTCTTAATTCCGAAAACTCTTTGTCAAGAATTAGAGCGAATGATGAATTCTTTCTGGTGGAGTTCTAACTCATCAAGCAATAATGAAATTAAGTGGCTCTCTTGGTCACGAATGAGCATGTCAAAAAAATAGGGGGGGTTAGGATTTCGTGACCTGCATGGATTTAACCTGGCTCTCTTGGGTAAGCAATGCTGCAATCTTCTAAGGAATCCAAATGTTTTGGTGTCCAGATTACTCAAGGCTCGATATTATCCTGACTGCAGCTTGCTCCAAGCTAACAGAACTGGGGGGTCGGGTTTAACTTGGTCAGGTATATGGGAAGCAAAGGAATTTGTGAAGAATGGTTTACGATGGTTTATGGGAGATGGTCGCTCAATACATATATATCAGGATAGATGGTTACGAGGTAAGCCAAATTATTGTGTTGATCAATACACTCAGCAACAAGCGAATAGGTACACTAAGGTATGTGATTTTTTGTTAGAAAATCAGAAGGCTTGGGATGAAAGGAAAATCAAAAGCACTTTCAACACTACTGATGCTGAAGCCATTTTAGCAGTTCGAGTCTCACAAAATAGTACAAGGGACAGGGTAGCCTGGCTCCATACGATTAATGGACAGTTCAATGTGAAATCGGGCTACCATCTTTGGCAAACAGCCAAAAATAGGGTGACGGATGTCCAACAATCTGATGGATGGGGGAAGCTATGGAGGCTCTGTATTCCTCATAAGATCCGTGTTTTTCTCTGTAGATTATGTCGTAACAATGTCCCAGTTCGTTATGTTTTGAGGGAAAAAGGATTTATGGTTCCCATTAGTTGCTCTATGTGTACTGGTGATATCGAGCACCTGATTCACTTGTTCTTTGAGTGTAACTTTGCAAAGGGCCTATTGGCACTATATGGGAGTGCAATATGATATGTCAGCAGTAGACAATGCTCCTGAATGGCTCTTAAATTAGCTGCATACTGAGACCAGTGAGAATCTTATCAGGATAGCGACGATAGTGTGGGGCGTATGGTGGGCAAGGAACCAGCGAATTTGGGAGAAGAAGACAGTGACTCCAGCAGTTGTTATGCAATGGAGTGCTAGACAGGTGTCTGACTGGAGGGTAGCGCACAACAAAGATAAACAAAGTCGAAACCACCATCTGCAGAAGGAAAGACCTTAGTACATTACAAGGTGGGTAGCTCCAGCGGTTGGCTCTTTGAAGATGAACGTTGATGCCTCATTTTTTGACAACTCTGAAGCGTTCTCTATTGGAATGGTTGTACGAAACCATCAGGGGACTTTCATTCGAGGCAAAATGATGAGGTTTGCTGGTAGAGTTCAAGCTCTGGAAGCCGAGCTAGTGGGTATATTGGAGGCTATTAAATGGTCTGCTGAGTTCCAGGGGAATACAATCTGTATCGAAAGTGATTCACTGTGTAGCGTGCAAGCAATAAAAGGACAAGACCAAAATCAGTTGGAAACAGGGTTATTAATTGATCAATGTCGTGAATTGCTCAAAAGTAGAGATTGGGTTTTGTTGAGTTTTATTAAGAAGCAGGCAAACAAAGTAGCTCATTTGTTAGCTAAACTTCCCTTTACGCTTAATAGCTTCATTGTTTTATCGTCTCCTCCATCTTATGTGTTGGGGACACTCATGTCGGATATTTAATTTCTATGGAATTTCCTTTATTCAAAAAAATAGAACTACTCAGAATCTTATGGATAACATAGTACGTTCTTTTGGTTGTTCTAAAGTCCAAACTAACAAAACTACTAAGAGTCTTATGGATAATTTTTTTATGCAGCAAATATTGATTCTCTCAGTATTAAAAATACTAGCTTAAAACTCGTGCTATGCACGGAGtgcatattttttttaatattatataattttaaaaaaatacttgaattcaattcttaattttgttcatttaaaaatttaaatgatatgatttcatgataattatataagTAAACGTATATATTCATAACTTTTTTtaaacatttaaacttatttaaagtgataacaTTGGTAAGGGaagaaatattattataataatattattattttattgagggtaagAATATAATATCTCTATTATGTTGGTATCTTaaaaaaactattattttagcatggtaattacttaatcgattaaccataactctataaaagatatttgaaaaaggcaatattactgattgaacgatatagtttaTTGATATTTGTAagtgtattttaaaaaaaaaattatgttttaaataaaatttgattttttttcacatgaataggatacgaattatacttagtctaatattaatttaatttatctCGGATAAGTGATTTAccttattttattttagcctgatgcccaatacaccgactaaatcaaactaattatttttagtttaattttatttttttaaattttggaccaataagataattttattttagactgaataattagtatatatgtttttttagtcgaattgtatttttattttatttttgtgttagtctgaatcaattgtataatgtatttttttatcgTGGATATCCAAGTTCATTGGTATAATTTTTTTAAGAGtattgatagtattattattattttatcttaacccgaGTCACATTATATATTAACCAAATTTTaagaattatatttagtttgtttaaatttaatttagcgCGAAGTGACAAATTAGAATGATATAGAACtcaatatgaattaaaatttaaattggtagaagaagttgaatttaaatataaattatagtgatatag
The sequence above is drawn from the Apium graveolens cultivar Ventura chromosome 2, ASM990537v1, whole genome shotgun sequence genome and encodes:
- the LOC141699337 gene encoding uncharacterized protein LOC141699337, with the protein product MNVDASFFDNSEAFSIGMVVRNHQGTFIRGKMMRFAGRVQALEAELVGILEAIKWSAEFQGNTICIESDSLCSVQAIKGQDQNQLETGLLIDQCRELLKSRDWVLLSFIKKQANKVAHLLAKLPFTLNSFIVLSSPPSYVLGTLMSDI
- the LOC141699321 gene encoding uncharacterized protein LOC141699321 gives rise to the protein MNYITSLRTDDGRVLSNHNELCTLLKNYYVNIFAETNTETEFPEYESQIRVTAEKNSRLTGDLSFEEFTEAIKSMHPNKASGPDGLNPAFFQHFWKLIGKEVFQYCRTWLLEAKFPATVNDTNLVLVPKKARLQRVLPGLISEEQSAFIPGRSSMDNVLVAFELIHYMKRKSSGDVGEVALKLDISKAYDRVRWGYLKKQMLSMGFSDKWAPTVTHLLFADDSFLFFKAKAEETTSIKCLLNGYELFFGQAVNFQKYAIYFSSNVRRDKQAEIKAILQVNNDLGNRKYLGLPSLVGRSKKVVFNYLKDKIWSKIKCWNTKLLSRAGKAVLLRNIAQCIPALLKARYYPDCSLLQANRTGGSGLTWSGIWEAKEFVKNGLRWFMGDGRSIHIYQDRWLRGKPNYCVDQYTQQQANRYTKVCDFLLENQKAWDERKIKSTFNTTDAEAILAVRVSQNSTRDRVAWLHTINGQFNVKSGYHLWQTAKNRVTDVQQSDGWGKLWRLCIPHKIRVFLCRLCRNNVPVRYVLREKGFMVPISCSMCTGDIEHLIHLFFECNFAKGLLALYGSAI